In a single window of the Bacteroides acidifaciens genome:
- a CDS encoding nitroreductase family protein, translated as MEKTFSEALKQRRTYYSITNQSPIPDQEIECIINMTVRYVPSAFNSQSTRVVLLLGKSHKKLWQIVKDALEKIMPAEAFVKTEEKIDNSFACGYGTVLFFEDQKVVKGLQEAFPSYQANFPGWSLQTSAMHQFAIWVMLEDVGFGASLQHYNPLIDEEVRRAWNLPEHWHLIAEMPFGVPVAKPGEKEFQPLEERVKVFK; from the coding sequence ATGGAGAAAACTTTTAGCGAGGCTTTGAAACAACGTCGGACTTACTATTCGATTACTAATCAGTCGCCTATACCGGACCAGGAGATAGAGTGTATCATCAATATGACAGTGCGCTACGTGCCGTCGGCATTCAATTCGCAGTCTACACGCGTAGTATTGCTGTTGGGCAAATCTCACAAGAAATTGTGGCAGATTGTGAAGGATGCATTGGAGAAAATCATGCCGGCTGAGGCTTTCGTAAAGACAGAAGAGAAAATAGATAATTCATTCGCTTGCGGGTATGGAACAGTATTGTTCTTTGAAGACCAGAAGGTGGTCAAGGGACTTCAGGAAGCTTTCCCGTCTTATCAGGCGAATTTCCCGGGTTGGTCGTTGCAGACTTCGGCAATGCATCAGTTTGCTATATGGGTAATGCTCGAAGACGTAGGTTTCGGAGCGTCGCTGCAACATTATAATCCGCTGATTGACGAGGAAGTGCGCCGTGCATGGAATTTGCCGGAACACTGGCATCTGATTGCCGAAATGCCGTTCGGGGTTCCTGTCGCTAAACCGGGAGAAAAAGAATTCCAGCCGTTGGAAGAACGGGTGAAAGTTTTCAAATAA
- a CDS encoding viroplasmin family protein, producing MAKQKFYVVWEGVTPGIYTSWTDCQLQIKGYEAAKYKSFDTCEEAERALTMSPYAYIGKNAKAKSSGAKIPSDTLPTCVIDNSLAVDAACSGNPGPMEYRGVHVASRQQIFHFGPMKGTNNIGEFLAIVHGLALLKQKGFDMPIYSDSVNAISWVRQKKCKTKLPRTEETEQLFLLIERAEKWLRENTYTTRILKWETKEWGEIPADFGRK from the coding sequence ATGGCTAAACAAAAGTTCTACGTAGTATGGGAAGGCGTCACGCCCGGGATTTACACCTCCTGGACGGATTGCCAGCTTCAAATCAAAGGATACGAAGCCGCCAAATACAAATCATTCGATACCTGTGAGGAAGCCGAACGGGCACTCACCATGTCTCCCTACGCCTATATCGGCAAAAATGCGAAAGCCAAATCAAGCGGAGCAAAAATACCTTCGGATACATTACCGACCTGTGTGATTGATAACAGCCTGGCAGTTGACGCCGCTTGCAGCGGCAATCCCGGACCGATGGAATATCGCGGAGTACACGTTGCCAGCCGGCAGCAAATCTTCCACTTCGGACCGATGAAAGGAACGAACAATATAGGTGAGTTCCTCGCCATCGTGCACGGACTGGCACTATTGAAACAAAAAGGATTCGACATGCCTATTTACAGTGACAGTGTCAATGCCATCAGTTGGGTACGCCAGAAAAAATGCAAGACCAAACTTCCCCGTACCGAAGAGACGGAGCAACTGTTTCTCTTGATAGAACGGGCGGAGAAATGGCTGAGGGAGAACACCTACACCACCCGTATCCTAAAGTGGGAAACGAAAGAATGGGGAGAGATTCCGGCGGATTTTGGCAGAAAATAA
- a CDS encoding ABC transporter ATP-binding protein, giving the protein MKEFLQLMRRFVSPYKKYIGWAVVLNILSAVFNIFSFTLLIPILNILFKTGTGENVYAFMEWGSADVKDVVVNNFYYYVSQLIQSYGASMALLFLGLFLAFMTLMKTSCYFASSAIMIPLRTGVVRDIRIQVYTKVMHLPLGFFSEERKGDIIARMSGDVSEVENSVTSSLDMLLKNPILILFYFTTLLVTSWQLTLFTILVLPGMGWLMGKVGKRLKRDSLEAQERWSDTMSQLEETLGGLRIIKAFIAENKMIARFVKCSNELRDATNKVAIRQSLAHPMSEFLGTLLIVIVLWFGGALILGESSSIDASTFIFYMVILYSIINPLKDFSKAGYSIPKGLASMERVDKILKAENKIKEIPNPKPLKGLNDRIEFKDITFSYDGKREVLKHVNLTVPKGQTIALVGQSGSGKSTLVDLLPRYHDVQEGDITIDGMSIRDVRIADLRSLIGNVNQEAILFNDTFFNNIAFGVENATMEQVVEAAKIANAHDFIMEKPEGYNMNIGDRGGKLSGGQRQRISIARAILKNPPILILDEATSALDTESERLVQEALERLMKTRTTIAIAHRLSTIKNADEICVLYEGEIVERGKHEELIELNGYYKRLHDMQQL; this is encoded by the coding sequence ATGAAAGAATTCCTACAACTGATGCGACGTTTTGTGTCGCCTTACAAAAAGTATATAGGATGGGCCGTAGTCCTCAATATATTGTCTGCCGTATTCAATATTTTTTCATTTACTTTATTAATTCCGATATTGAATATTTTATTCAAGACAGGAACGGGTGAAAACGTTTATGCCTTTATGGAATGGGGAAGTGCAGATGTAAAGGATGTTGTGGTAAATAATTTCTATTATTATGTTTCGCAGCTCATACAGTCCTATGGAGCGTCAATGGCTTTGTTATTTTTGGGATTATTCCTTGCATTTATGACATTGATGAAAACTTCGTGTTATTTTGCTTCTTCGGCTATAATGATTCCCTTACGTACAGGAGTGGTGCGTGATATTCGAATACAAGTATATACAAAGGTTATGCATCTGCCATTAGGCTTTTTTTCAGAGGAACGAAAAGGAGATATAATAGCCCGTATGAGTGGTGATGTGAGTGAGGTGGAGAATTCTGTTACTAGTTCTTTGGATATGCTGTTGAAGAATCCGATATTAATTCTTTTTTATTTTACCACTTTATTGGTGACTAGCTGGCAATTGACTCTGTTTACTATACTTGTATTACCGGGTATGGGATGGCTGATGGGAAAAGTTGGTAAACGTTTGAAAAGAGATTCGCTTGAAGCACAGGAGAGATGGAGTGATACGATGTCTCAATTAGAGGAAACTTTAGGAGGTTTACGTATTATAAAAGCATTCATAGCCGAGAATAAGATGATTGCACGTTTTGTAAAATGTAGCAATGAATTGCGTGATGCGACCAACAAAGTTGCCATACGGCAATCTTTGGCGCATCCGATGAGTGAGTTTTTAGGAACATTGTTGATTGTGATTGTACTATGGTTTGGAGGTGCATTAATTTTAGGTGAGAGTTCTTCTATTGATGCTTCGACTTTTATTTTTTATATGGTTATTTTGTACAGCATAATCAATCCATTGAAAGACTTTTCCAAGGCTGGGTATAGTATTCCGAAAGGGTTGGCATCAATGGAACGTGTAGATAAGATATTAAAAGCTGAGAATAAGATTAAAGAAATTCCGAACCCGAAACCATTAAAAGGGCTCAATGACAGAATTGAATTTAAAGATATTACTTTTAGCTATGATGGTAAGCGGGAGGTTTTGAAACATGTAAATCTGACAGTTCCTAAGGGACAGACCATTGCCTTGGTAGGACAGTCGGGCTCCGGCAAATCAACATTGGTGGACTTGTTGCCGCGTTATCACGATGTGCAGGAGGGAGATATTACAATTGATGGGATGAGTATCCGCGATGTGCGTATTGCTGATTTACGTAGTTTAATTGGTAATGTAAATCAGGAGGCTATCCTGTTTAATGATACTTTCTTCAATAATATTGCTTTTGGTGTGGAGAACGCAACAATGGAGCAAGTTGTAGAAGCTGCTAAAATAGCTAATGCACATGATTTTATTATGGAAAAGCCTGAAGGATATAATATGAATATCGGTGACCGCGGTGGTAAACTGTCCGGTGGTCAACGCCAACGTATCAGTATTGCCCGCGCTATTTTGAAGAATCCGCCGATCCTGATTCTTGATGAGGCCACTTCGGCTTTGGATACAGAATCGGAACGTTTGGTGCAGGAAGCGCTGGAGCGCTTGATGAAAACACGTACGACAATTGCTATTGCTCATCGCCTTTCTACTATTAAAAATGCAGACGAAATCTGTGTACTATATGAAGGAGAGATTGTAGAGCGCGGTAAGCATGAGGAATTGATAGAACTGAACGGCTATTACAAACGTTTGCATGATATGCAGCAATTATAA
- a CDS encoding shikimate kinase has product MVRIFLTGYMGAGKTTLGKAFARKMNVPFIDLDWYIEERFHKTVGELFTERGETGFRELEKNMLHEVAEFENVVISTGGGAPCFFDNMEFMNRMGKTVFLDVHPDVLFRRLRVAKQQRPILQGKEDDELKAFIVQALEKRAPFYTQAQYIFNADQLEDRWQIDASVRRLQQLLGL; this is encoded by the coding sequence ATGGTTCGTATTTTCCTTACCGGCTATATGGGTGCCGGAAAAACGACGTTGGGCAAGGCTTTTGCCCGCAAGATGAATGTGCCGTTCATTGATTTGGACTGGTATATAGAAGAGCGTTTTCACAAGACCGTTGGAGAATTATTCACCGAACGAGGCGAGACTGGATTCAGGGAACTGGAGAAGAACATGCTCCATGAAGTAGCCGAGTTTGAGAATGTGGTAATTTCTACGGGAGGTGGAGCGCCTTGTTTTTTTGATAACATGGAATTTATGAACCGGATGGGAAAGACGGTTTTCCTCGATGTGCATCCTGATGTGTTGTTCAGACGCTTGCGTGTAGCCAAACAACAACGTCCTATTCTTCAGGGAAAAGAGGATGACGAACTGAAAGCGTTCATTGTGCAGGCATTGGAGAAACGCGCTCCTTTCTATACTCAGGCGCAATATATCTTTAATGCAGACCAGTTGGAAGACCGTTGGCAGATAGATGCTTCCGTCCGACGTTTGCAGCAACTTCTCGGATTATAA
- a CDS encoding glycosyltransferase family 2 protein, producing the protein MNGVRLVIVVPCYNEEEVLKEATRQLSDVLTRMEKEGKIAEGKILYVDDGSKDLTWALIEQLSESNVYVAGLKLAHNVGHQQALWAGLELVAGSDYDVAVSIDADLQDDVNAIVEMVDYFSQGIDVVFGVRRERKTDTFFKKHTAQLFYKLMSTMGGEIVYNHADFRLMSKRALKALVSFPERNLFLRGMVCLLGYTTAYVYYDRKERFAGESKYPFTKMLNFALDGITSFSVKPLRLITTSGLIFMLVSFFAIIYALVEFISGDVIRGWTSLLISVWFIGGAILTAVGIIGEYIGKIYKEVKRRPRYLIEKEVNL; encoded by the coding sequence ATGAATGGCGTGAGACTTGTTATTGTGGTTCCTTGTTATAACGAGGAAGAAGTGTTGAAAGAGGCGACTCGTCAATTATCTGATGTCCTGACCCGGATGGAGAAGGAGGGGAAGATAGCTGAAGGAAAGATATTGTATGTAGATGACGGAAGCAAAGACCTCACCTGGGCATTGATAGAGCAATTATCCGAATCGAATGTATATGTGGCAGGTCTGAAACTTGCACATAATGTCGGTCATCAGCAAGCGCTGTGGGCCGGACTGGAACTTGTGGCAGGCAGTGATTATGATGTTGCCGTGTCGATTGATGCCGATTTGCAGGATGACGTGAACGCAATTGTGGAGATGGTGGATTATTTCTCACAAGGGATCGATGTGGTGTTTGGTGTAAGGCGGGAACGTAAGACGGATACATTTTTCAAGAAACATACGGCGCAGTTGTTTTATAAGCTGATGAGCACAATGGGCGGTGAAATCGTTTATAATCATGCAGATTTCCGTCTGATGAGCAAACGGGCTTTGAAAGCATTGGTTTCTTTCCCGGAACGTAACCTTTTCCTTCGAGGGATGGTGTGCTTGTTGGGTTATACTACTGCGTATGTCTACTATGACCGTAAAGAGCGTTTTGCCGGTGAATCCAAATATCCGTTCACGAAGATGCTGAATTTTGCGTTGGACGGTATCACTTCTTTCTCTGTCAAACCATTGCGTCTGATCACAACTTCGGGGCTTATTTTTATGCTGGTTTCTTTCTTTGCCATCATTTATGCTTTGGTAGAGTTTATCAGCGGAGATGTTATCCGGGGATGGACTTCGTTGCTTATCTCCGTGTGGTTTATTGGTGGGGCTATTCTGACGGCTGTCGGTATTATCGGTGAGTATATCGGTAAAATATATAAGGAAGTAAAACGACGTCCGCGTTATTTGATAGAAAAAGAAGTAAACCTGTAA
- a CDS encoding GtrA family protein, with amino-acid sequence MNTKPLVKEIMRFGVVGVIATVLHYGIYYFLKAITNVNIAYAVGYIISFIVNFYLTSYFTFGTTPSWKKLAGMGGAHLINFLLHMTLLNIFLYLGISKVWAPIPVFAIVIPVNFLLVRFVFKHNKL; translated from the coding sequence ATGAATACAAAACCATTGGTTAAGGAAATTATGCGTTTTGGAGTGGTTGGCGTGATAGCTACAGTACTGCATTACGGAATTTATTATTTCCTGAAGGCGATTACCAATGTGAATATAGCTTATGCAGTTGGATATATAATTAGTTTTATCGTGAACTTTTATCTGACTTCGTATTTTACTTTCGGAACAACACCTTCGTGGAAGAAACTGGCAGGAATGGGCGGAGCACATCTGATAAATTTCTTGTTGCATATGACTCTACTGAATATTTTCTTATATTTGGGTATTTCTAAGGTATGGGCTCCTATTCCGGTATTTGCGATAGTGATCCCTGTGAATTTTCTGTTGGTTCGGTTTGTATTTAAACATAATAAGCTATGA
- a CDS encoding ArnT family glycosyltransferase, with protein sequence MKNKQFILLAIVCVITLLPFLGLTDFHTKGEPREAIVSYSMLESGNWILPVNNGGDIAYKPPFFHWCIAAISSITGKVSEYTSRMPSALALIAMVLGGFLFYAKRRGAGIALLMGLITLSNFEVHRAGMNCRVDMVLTAFIVLALYQLYRWCEKGQRGFPWIATLLMGCATLTKGPVGILLPCLVTGVYLLLRGTRFFKAFFSMTLVAITSCILPAIWYIAAYQQGGDNFIALVMEENFGRFMGKMSYESHENPAYYNIITVVSGYAPYTLLVLLSLFTLTYSKITAKPREWWNKFTTYIREMDNTRLFSLLSIVLIFVFYCIPKSKRSVYLLPIYPFIAYFLAEYIMYLASRHSKAIKVYGSFLSVTGILLLATFIAIRLGLVPDTIFHGKHAAENIAFLNALKNISLNAAHILVICLPLLGAIYFFHAVRKKAPDMKLVYATLFVTFSIFMSLDGVYQPAILNTKSDKGMATEIQKIASGSKIYSYIAVDMLRFYTINFYHNDQIRLFEKDMPSEGYLLVGKHDFECFKPRYESQYSFEEVYQSPKRGCDIRDIIYLYRFKEKK encoded by the coding sequence ATGAAAAATAAGCAATTTATCCTTCTGGCCATTGTTTGTGTCATCACTCTTCTTCCCTTTTTAGGACTAACCGATTTCCATACAAAAGGAGAACCACGCGAAGCCATCGTTTCGTATTCAATGCTCGAAAGTGGCAATTGGATTCTGCCTGTCAATAATGGTGGAGATATTGCCTATAAGCCACCATTCTTCCATTGGTGTATTGCCGCCATTTCTTCTATTACAGGCAAAGTGAGCGAATATACTTCCCGTATGCCGTCCGCCCTGGCCCTGATAGCCATGGTCTTGGGAGGATTCTTATTCTATGCCAAACGTAGGGGAGCCGGTATCGCCCTGCTTATGGGACTCATCACTCTCAGCAACTTCGAAGTACATCGTGCCGGAATGAACTGCCGTGTAGACATGGTACTGACTGCCTTCATAGTCCTTGCATTATACCAGCTTTACCGATGGTGCGAAAAAGGTCAAAGAGGTTTTCCATGGATAGCCACCTTATTGATGGGCTGCGCCACACTTACCAAAGGCCCGGTCGGAATCCTTCTTCCCTGTCTGGTGACCGGAGTCTACTTGCTTCTGCGAGGAACCCGTTTCTTCAAAGCCTTCTTCTCTATGACATTGGTCGCCATCACCTCATGCATCCTGCCCGCCATCTGGTACATTGCCGCCTACCAACAGGGAGGAGACAACTTCATCGCGCTGGTTATGGAAGAAAACTTCGGGCGTTTCATGGGAAAAATGAGTTATGAATCCCACGAGAATCCGGCTTACTATAACATTATCACTGTCGTATCAGGCTATGCACCCTATACGTTATTGGTTTTGCTTTCCCTCTTTACACTGACTTACAGCAAAATAACAGCTAAACCTCGCGAATGGTGGAACAAATTCACGACCTATATTCGTGAAATGGACAACACACGCCTTTTCTCCTTATTAAGCATCGTGCTTATCTTCGTATTCTACTGCATCCCGAAGAGTAAACGCAGCGTCTATCTATTGCCCATCTATCCGTTTATAGCCTATTTTCTGGCAGAATATATCATGTACTTGGCGAGCAGGCATTCAAAAGCTATCAAAGTATATGGTAGTTTCCTGTCTGTCACCGGAATTCTTCTTTTGGCTACATTCATTGCCATCCGCCTGGGATTAGTACCTGATACTATCTTCCACGGCAAACATGCCGCTGAAAACATCGCTTTCTTAAATGCCCTGAAGAATATATCCCTCAATGCCGCCCATATCCTCGTGATATGCCTACCTTTACTCGGGGCCATCTACTTTTTCCATGCGGTCAGGAAGAAAGCACCGGACATGAAACTGGTATATGCCACGCTTTTCGTAACATTCTCGATCTTCATGTCTTTAGATGGCGTTTATCAGCCTGCCATACTGAACACCAAGTCGGACAAAGGAATGGCTACAGAAATTCAAAAAATAGCTTCCGGCAGTAAGATATATTCTTATATAGCCGTAGATATGCTACGTTTTTATACCATCAATTTCTATCATAACGACCAAATAAGACTGTTCGAGAAAGATATGCCGTCAGAGGGGTACTTGCTAGTAGGAAAACACGATTTCGAGTGTTTCAAGCCTAGATATGAGTCACAATATTCCTTTGAAGAAGTATATCAGAGTCCGAAAAGAGGATGCGATATTCGCGATATAATCTATCTATACCGTTTCAAAGAGAAAAAATAG
- a CDS encoding LTA synthase family protein, with product MKEISIKRFGYYILYLLSIHVVALFIFFVFRFTLFCSIDYQFPAEIKNDIVLQSVAFLRGLWFDNVVACYILLLPLVILWIAALCNYTAKWLFKVLTVFFICFYSVSFIIAAANIPYFEYFFKTINSSIYNWFSYGGTTAGMVFGESSYYFPIFLGLLFIVVFGWGASFLASYFYCQAGKAVSRINYSSRIVVLVAGAICVGLCMFGIRGRMGYNPIKVSQAYYCEDPFLNQLGVNPVFNLLTSTLDDNRKENRTLHLMSEKDALSKVQKYLKRKGIAGLSPIAHKIECEGVPNRKNVVLVFMESMSANLMGTFGSDKKLTPYLDSLYQQSLSFRHFYSSGIHTNHGIYSTLYSFPAIMKRNAMKGSVIPVYSGLPTVLRENGYCNLFFMTHESQYDNMNAFLRTNGFDEIYAQENYPSEKVVNSFGVQDDFMYQYALPVLNEKAKDGSPFFSVLLSISNHPPYVIPPYFQPHSDVLEEQIVEYADWSIRQFMQAAKKQSWFDNTIFVFLGDHGKMVGTPECEMPQSYNHVPLMIYGKGIKAGGYDGFCGQVDVSPTLLGLLNISYLQNNFGVNLLEEERPCMFFTADNLIGARDSANMYIYSPDSQQEFRYTLKDGKLHAADNGDSFQDLKDYCFSMLQSAEYLVKEHKTLDKIPVKK from the coding sequence ATGAAAGAAATCTCTATAAAACGTTTTGGATACTATATTTTATATCTGCTGTCAATACATGTAGTAGCTCTCTTTATCTTTTTTGTTTTTCGATTTACGTTATTCTGTTCCATTGATTATCAATTCCCGGCAGAAATAAAAAATGATATTGTTTTACAGTCCGTTGCTTTCCTTCGTGGACTTTGGTTTGACAATGTGGTAGCCTGTTATATTTTGCTGTTGCCTTTAGTGATATTATGGATAGCTGCTCTCTGTAACTATACTGCTAAATGGTTATTCAAGGTACTCACGGTTTTTTTTATTTGTTTTTATTCGGTATCTTTTATTATCGCTGCTGCCAATATACCATATTTTGAGTACTTCTTCAAGACAATTAACTCTTCTATCTATAATTGGTTCAGTTATGGTGGTACGACGGCAGGAATGGTATTTGGTGAGTCTTCTTACTATTTTCCTATATTTCTTGGTCTTTTGTTTATTGTAGTATTTGGATGGGGAGCTTCTTTTCTTGCATCTTATTTCTATTGCCAGGCAGGGAAGGCTGTATCACGGATAAATTACTCAAGTCGGATAGTTGTACTAGTGGCAGGTGCGATTTGCGTCGGTCTTTGCATGTTCGGTATTCGTGGACGCATGGGATACAATCCAATAAAAGTAAGTCAGGCATATTATTGTGAAGACCCGTTTCTGAATCAGTTGGGTGTCAATCCCGTTTTTAATCTGTTGACAAGCACATTGGATGATAACCGGAAAGAAAACCGGACCTTACATCTGATGTCCGAGAAGGATGCTTTATCAAAAGTGCAAAAATATTTGAAGAGGAAAGGAATTGCCGGACTGTCTCCAATAGCACATAAAATAGAATGTGAAGGTGTTCCTAACCGTAAAAATGTGGTTTTAGTTTTTATGGAGTCTATGTCGGCCAATCTAATGGGGACTTTCGGTTCGGATAAGAAGTTGACTCCTTATTTGGACAGCCTTTATCAGCAGTCTTTGAGTTTCAGGCATTTTTATTCATCTGGCATTCATACTAATCATGGCATTTATTCCACTCTTTATTCTTTCCCAGCTATTATGAAACGGAATGCGATGAAGGGATCGGTTATTCCTGTTTATTCGGGATTGCCTACTGTGTTGCGGGAGAATGGGTATTGTAACTTGTTCTTTATGACTCATGAGTCGCAGTATGACAACATGAACGCTTTTCTTCGTACGAATGGGTTTGATGAGATTTATGCCCAGGAGAATTATCCTTCAGAGAAAGTCGTGAATAGCTTTGGCGTACAGGATGACTTTATGTATCAGTATGCGCTTCCTGTTTTGAATGAAAAAGCTAAGGATGGCAGTCCATTCTTTAGTGTGTTGTTGTCTATCAGTAATCATCCTCCTTATGTGATTCCTCCATATTTCCAACCACATAGTGATGTGTTGGAAGAACAGATTGTAGAATATGCAGATTGGTCTATCAGGCAGTTTATGCAGGCTGCGAAGAAGCAGTCATGGTTCGATAATACGATTTTTGTATTTTTGGGCGATCATGGGAAAATGGTGGGAACTCCTGAATGTGAAATGCCACAGTCTTATAATCATGTTCCTTTGATGATCTACGGGAAAGGTATCAAGGCAGGGGGGTATGATGGGTTCTGCGGTCAAGTAGATGTATCTCCTACATTATTGGGACTATTGAATATAAGTTACCTGCAAAATAATTTTGGTGTTAATTTGTTGGAAGAAGAACGTCCTTGTATGTTCTTTACGGCTGATAATTTGATAGGAGCAAGAGATTCAGCAAATATGTATATTTATTCACCGGATAGTCAGCAGGAATTCAGATATACACTAAAGGATGGTAAGCTTCATGCGGCTGATAATGGAGATTCTTTTCAAGATTTGAAAGACTACTGTTTTTCCATGTTGCAAAGTGCGGAATATCTGGTAAAAGAACATAAGACATTGGATAAAATTCCTGTCAAAAAATAG